One genomic segment of Candidatus Rokuibacteriota bacterium includes these proteins:
- a CDS encoding M12 family metallopeptidase: MAARPKVCFDRVLPRELMRFQPTTHRRGGPVRAISPIGKTWMNGSTLRVRFMAGTPAEKAVAREQAGWWAQVANLKLNFNDAPAAEIRITFDPGDGAWSYVGTDCRGIPTNEPTMNLGFLDGGTAAHEFGHAIGLAHEHQNPAGGIQWNEQVVITELAKSPNFWDEATARHNVLRKYSADQINGTGFDRDSIMLYFFPASWTLNGIDTKANEILSRIDKEFIAGAKMYPKTGVTPAGAKELKVNAQLRTQASIGQVGEEDLYRFTAATDGRHVIDTRGPTDVVMKLFGPSSHTALIAEDDDSGVDTNARIAADLIAGDYFVQVRHYNRGSGMGNYSVKVRRA, from the coding sequence TGAGTTGATGCGCTTCCAACCCACCACGCATCGGCGCGGCGGCCCCGTACGTGCCATATCGCCGATCGGTAAGACCTGGATGAACGGCTCTACTCTTCGCGTGCGGTTCATGGCTGGAACCCCCGCCGAGAAGGCCGTAGCGCGCGAGCAGGCAGGCTGGTGGGCGCAAGTCGCCAACCTCAAGCTCAATTTCAACGACGCGCCCGCCGCGGAGATCCGCATCACGTTCGATCCCGGCGACGGCGCTTGGTCCTACGTTGGTACCGACTGCCGCGGAATCCCGACGAACGAGCCCACGATGAACCTCGGCTTTCTCGACGGCGGCACGGCGGCGCACGAATTCGGGCACGCCATCGGGCTCGCCCACGAGCACCAGAACCCCGCCGGAGGCATTCAGTGGAACGAGCAGGTCGTCATCACCGAATTGGCCAAGTCGCCGAACTTCTGGGACGAGGCGACGGCGCGCCACAACGTGCTGCGCAAGTACTCCGCCGACCAGATCAACGGCACCGGATTCGACCGGGATTCCATCATGCTGTACTTCTTCCCGGCCTCGTGGACTCTGAACGGCATCGACACCAAGGCCAACGAGATCCTCTCGCGCATCGACAAGGAGTTCATCGCGGGAGCCAAGATGTATCCCAAGACCGGCGTTACGCCGGCGGGCGCGAAGGAACTCAAGGTCAACGCCCAACTCCGGACGCAGGCCTCGATCGGCCAGGTCGGCGAGGAGGATCTCTACCGGTTCACAGCTGCGACGGACGGCCGCCACGTCATCGACACGCGCGGCCCCACCGACGTGGTCATGAAGCTATTCGGCCCGAGCAGCCATACGGCGCTTATCGCGGAGGACGATGATTCCGGCGTCGACACCAACGCCCGAATCGCGGCGGACCTGATCGCCGGCGACTACTTCGTGCAGGTGCGGCACTACAACCGTGGGAGTGGAATGGGAAACTACTCGGTCAAGGTGCGCAGAGCTTGA